A window of the Campylobacteraceae bacterium genome harbors these coding sequences:
- a CDS encoding NAD-dependent succinate-semialdehyde dehydrogenase, translating into MKMYEEYGLYINNEWVKGDKGVFDVINPYDESVIGQAPIASPEQVTLAIDASMNALKEWNAMHSWDRADKIMNIADNLKVNEEEIAYTISLETGKPLVQAKREVALSIDQFIWFSEQTKRIYGKTIESRVPNTTVKVEHSAIGTVAAFSSWNFPILLMARKLAPALAAGCPMILRSTDVAPLTGMKLIEACHDAGLPKGLVSFLCGSARALSPRIMNDPRVRKLSLTGSTMVGQKLIESSAITLKKVTMELGGHAPVIVHADADIKKAATLCAAVKFANAGQVCVSPTRFYIHESKMDEFCEVMVAEVKKHVLGSGLDEKTTMGPLVHARRREEIESFLEKVAVQGGTILTGGKRPDGFSKGFFFEPTVIRDLPNNSFLLCNEIFGPIALIQSFKTYDEVIKKANSTEYALASYTFTKSLELANRTSSDLVAGMVGVNSFALAAAEVPFGGIQASGFGRESGEEGMYEYMNTKIITTQFA; encoded by the coding sequence ATGAAAATGTATGAAGAATATGGTTTATATATTAATAATGAATGGGTAAAAGGAGATAAGGGCGTTTTTGATGTTATAAATCCTTATGATGAATCCGTAATTGGGCAAGCTCCTATTGCTTCACCAGAACAAGTTACACTTGCAATTGATGCTTCTATGAATGCTTTAAAAGAGTGGAATGCTATGCATTCATGGGATAGAGCAGATAAGATTATGAATATTGCTGATAATTTAAAAGTAAATGAAGAAGAGATAGCTTATACCATTTCTTTAGAAACGGGAAAACCTTTGGTTCAAGCCAAAAGAGAAGTAGCTTTAAGTATTGATCAATTTATTTGGTTTTCAGAGCAAACAAAAAGAATTTATGGAAAAACCATTGAAAGTAGGGTTCCTAATACTACTGTAAAAGTAGAGCACTCTGCTATTGGTACAGTTGCCGCATTTTCTTCTTGGAATTTCCCCATTTTGTTAATGGCTAGAAAATTAGCACCTGCTTTAGCTGCTGGCTGCCCTATGATTTTACGCTCTACTGATGTGGCACCTTTAACAGGAATGAAACTTATAGAAGCGTGTCATGATGCAGGATTACCAAAAGGTTTGGTTTCTTTTCTTTGCGGAAGTGCAAGGGCTTTAAGTCCTAGAATTATGAATGACCCCCGCGTTCGAAAACTTTCACTTACGGGTTCTACTATGGTAGGGCAAAAACTTATTGAATCTTCTGCAATTACTTTGAAAAAAGTAACAATGGAATTAGGAGGACATGCTCCTGTAATTGTTCATGCAGATGCTGATATTAAAAAAGCAGCTACTTTATGTGCAGCTGTAAAATTTGCCAATGCAGGACAAGTGTGTGTTTCACCTACGCGATTTTATATTCATGAAAGTAAAATGGATGAATTTTGTGAGGTAATGGTAGCAGAAGTTAAAAAACATGTTTTAGGTTCTGGTTTAGATGAAAAAACAACAATGGGTCCTTTGGTTCATGCAAGAAGAAGAGAAGAGATTGAATCTTTCTTAGAAAAAGTAGCTGTTCAAGGTGGTACTATTTTAACGGGTGGAAAAAGACCAGATGGTTTTAGCAAAGGTTTCTTTTTTGAGCCAACAGTAATACGAGATCTTCCTAATAATTCTTTTTTATTGTGCAATGAAATTTTTGGACCTATTGCATTGATTCAAAGTTTCAAGACTTATGACGAAGTTATTAAAAAAGCCAATTCAACTGAATATGCTTTGGCTTCTTATACTTTTACTAAATCTTTAGAGTTAGCCAATAGAACGTCAAGTGATTTAGTAGCTGGAATGGTGGGAGTAAATTCTTTTGCGCTGGCTGCTGCTGAAGTTCCTTTTGGTGGAATCCAAGCCAGTGGTTTTGGACGTGAAAGTGGAGAAGAAGGAATGTATGAATATATGAATACAAAAATAATTACCACACAATTTGCCTAA
- a CDS encoding 2,4-dihydroxyhept-2-ene-1,7-dioic acid aldolase, which produces MKNHQLIKAWENKQTTLNGWLSMPEAFSAEIMAHQGFDSLTIDMQHGINDYLKAVDMLRAINTTSTTTMVRVPWLDPAHVMKILDAGVDGIICPMINNKEEAQKLVEYSYYPPMGKRSFGPIRAKYVFEGNYAQIANNSILIVAMIETKEALDNLEDILSVEGIDAVYIGPADLSFNLGYEPKFDQEEAFVLETIKHILKTAKKYNKYAGIHNATVEYALKMKVLGFDFVTVGSDANFMIKAANEVSSAFHNKNKEKNSSY; this is translated from the coding sequence ATGAAAAACCATCAACTTATAAAAGCCTGGGAAAATAAACAAACAACCTTAAATGGTTGGTTGTCTATGCCAGAAGCTTTTAGTGCAGAAATAATGGCCCATCAAGGTTTTGATTCTTTAACAATAGATATGCAACATGGAATTAATGATTATTTAAAAGCGGTTGATATGTTAAGGGCTATTAATACTACCAGTACTACTACCATGGTAAGAGTACCTTGGTTAGATCCTGCTCATGTTATGAAAATTTTGGATGCGGGGGTTGATGGTATTATTTGTCCTATGATTAATAATAAAGAAGAAGCGCAAAAACTTGTTGAATATTCTTATTATCCGCCAATGGGAAAAAGAAGTTTTGGTCCTATTCGTGCGAAATATGTTTTTGAAGGAAATTATGCGCAAATTGCTAATAATTCTATCTTAATAGTAGCTATGATTGAAACCAAAGAAGCCTTAGATAATTTAGAAGATATTTTAAGTGTAGAAGGTATTGATGCTGTTTATATTGGACCTGCTGATTTGTCTTTTAATTTAGGTTATGAACCAAAATTTGATCAAGAAGAAGCTTTTGTTCTTGAAACAATTAAACATATTTTAAAAACAGCTAAAAAATATAATAAATATGCAGGTATTCATAATGCTACGGTGGAATACGCTTTGAAAATGAAAGTACTTGGTTTTGATTTTGTAACTGTTGGTTCTGATGCTAACTTTATGATAAAAGCAGCCAATGAAGTCTCTTCTGCTTTTCATAACAAAAACAAAGAAAAAAACTCCTCGTATTAA
- a CDS encoding aminotransferase class I/II-fold pyridoxal phosphate-dependent enzyme translates to MRYENMTSFIVMDIVKEAQKYPNAIHFEIGQPDLAPSPKVKEALHEAINDNCFSYTESMGLLALRVKIKEHYKKTYNVTINENQILLTPGTSGAFLVAYTLSLKYKHRLGLSDPSYPCYKNFAHMLDIEPVFMNIDKSTNYQLIPKHLESQDLDALQISSPANPTGNIYTKENLKALILYCKKNKIAFISDELYHGLTYEENAHTALEFDENVFVINGFSKYFAMPGARLGWIIVPPKYVRQAEIIAQNIFISAPTLSQYGALQAFDYEYLKNSKDIFRERRDYLYKELNEIFDIDSKPDGAFYLWANVSQYTNDSFSFAKELLKNIQVACTPGLDFGKNKSNVYLRFAYTRDIEHLKIGVERLKKYLKNRKN, encoded by the coding sequence ATGCGTTATGAAAATATGACATCATTTATTGTAATGGACATAGTAAAAGAAGCCCAAAAATATCCCAATGCCATTCATTTTGAAATTGGACAACCGGACCTAGCTCCTTCTCCCAAAGTAAAAGAAGCTTTGCATGAAGCTATTAATGACAATTGTTTCTCATATACAGAGTCTATGGGTTTATTAGCATTACGAGTTAAAATTAAAGAACATTATAAAAAAACATACAATGTCACAATCAATGAAAATCAAATTCTACTTACTCCTGGGACTTCTGGGGCTTTTTTGGTGGCTTATACCTTGAGTTTAAAGTACAAACATCGTTTGGGTTTAAGTGACCCCTCTTATCCGTGTTATAAAAACTTTGCACATATGCTTGATATTGAACCTGTATTTATGAATATAGATAAAAGTACTAATTACCAACTCATCCCTAAACACTTAGAAAGTCAAGACCTAGATGCACTGCAAATATCCTCACCTGCTAATCCTACTGGAAATATTTACACAAAAGAAAATCTAAAAGCACTTATCTTGTATTGCAAAAAAAACAAGATAGCTTTTATTTCTGATGAGTTGTATCATGGTTTAACGTATGAAGAAAACGCTCATACTGCATTAGAGTTTGATGAAAATGTTTTTGTCATAAATGGTTTTTCAAAATATTTTGCTATGCCAGGTGCTAGATTAGGGTGGATTATTGTTCCTCCCAAATATGTCAGACAAGCAGAAATTATTGCTCAAAATATATTTATATCGGCTCCAACTCTATCTCAATATGGAGCACTGCAAGCCTTTGATTATGAATATTTGAAAAACTCAAAAGATATATTTCGAGAAAGACGTGATTATTTGTATAAAGAATTAAATGAAATCTTTGATATAGATTCAAAACCCGATGGGGCTTTTTATTTATGGGCTAATGTATCCCAATATACTAATGATTCTTTCTCTTTTGCAAAAGAATTATTAAAAAATATTCAAGTTGCTTGTACGCCTGGTTTGGATTTTGGGAAAAACAAAAGTAATGTTTATTTACGTTTTGCTTATACCAGAGATATAGAACATTTAAAAATAGGGGTAGAGCGTTTAAAAAAATATTTAAAAAATAGAAAAAATTGA
- a CDS encoding alpha/beta fold hydrolase: protein MLKVRNILFFFILMYLAGGIYLYIFQRDFIYFIQTEIKHDALVQNIKINNENIKIIVINPNKNKAILYLPGRSETVSNRIDAFKNNFPEHTVYLVNYRGYGGSSGSPSEKNLFNDAKFIYKKIQKEHKNIILIGRSLGTGIAAYLGEKFSFSKIILVTPYDSIMGMAKDKYPFYPISFILKDHYNSLKRVKNIRSKTLVLLASKDETIEAKYSNNLIKAFNPKILTVKTIKDSGHNSIIKKEDYFKEMRLFLAQ from the coding sequence ATGTTAAAAGTTAGAAATATACTGTTTTTTTTTATACTCATGTATTTAGCAGGAGGAATATATTTATATATTTTTCAAAGAGATTTTATTTATTTTATACAAACAGAAATAAAACATGATGCTTTGGTACAAAATATCAAAATAAACAATGAGAATATTAAAATAATTGTTATAAACCCAAATAAAAACAAAGCCATTTTATATTTACCAGGCAGAAGTGAAACCGTTTCTAACAGAATTGATGCCTTTAAAAATAATTTTCCAGAACATACTGTGTATTTAGTTAATTATCGTGGTTATGGAGGAAGTTCAGGAAGTCCAAGCGAAAAAAACTTATTTAATGATGCCAAGTTTATTTATAAAAAAATACAAAAAGAGCATAAAAACATAATACTTATAGGAAGAAGTTTAGGAACAGGAATTGCTGCTTATTTGGGAGAAAAGTTTTCTTTTTCTAAAATAATATTGGTTACCCCTTATGATAGTATCATGGGCATGGCCAAAGATAAATATCCTTTTTATCCAATATCTTTCATTTTAAAAGATCATTATAATTCTCTTAAAAGAGTTAAAAATATTAGGTCTAAAACCTTAGTATTATTAGCAAGTAAAGATGAAACAATAGAAGCAAAATATTCAAATAATTTAATAAAAGCTTTTAATCCTAAAATACTTACGGTTAAAACAATTAAAGACTCAGGGCATAACAGTATTATAAAAAAAGAAGATTATTTTAAAGAAATGCGCTTATTTTTAGCACAATAA
- a CDS encoding HAD-IA family hydrolase, with the protein MKKYILFDNDGVLVETEIWYYEANKIILKTLGLDLELPYYLKIMAKGGNAWQLAYEAGISEETIVPYRKKRDLIYQDFLQNKNIEISGVTKILEALSKKYKMAVITTSRRVDFDLIHKNRDILQYMDFTLCVEEYEKAKPHPAPYLAGLKKFQASKEESIVVEDSQRGLSSAYAAGIDCIMVKNDFTSSHDFSNAQYFINQLNDLEELLENKLH; encoded by the coding sequence ATGAAAAAATATATTCTCTTTGATAATGATGGTGTCCTTGTAGAAACTGAAATTTGGTATTATGAAGCCAATAAAATAATACTAAAAACACTGGGTTTGGATTTAGAACTGCCTTATTATTTGAAAATTATGGCTAAGGGTGGAAATGCTTGGCAATTGGCTTATGAAGCAGGAATCTCTGAAGAAACCATTGTTCCTTATAGAAAAAAAAGAGATCTCATTTACCAAGACTTTTTACAAAATAAGAATATAGAAATTTCTGGGGTAACAAAAATACTTGAAGCTTTAAGTAAAAAATACAAAATGGCTGTCATTACTACCTCAAGAAGAGTAGATTTTGATCTTATTCATAAAAACAGAGACATCCTTCAGTATATGGATTTTACCTTATGTGTAGAAGAGTATGAAAAAGCAAAACCCCACCCTGCTCCTTATTTAGCAGGTCTTAAAAAATTTCAAGCCAGCAAAGAAGAAAGTATTGTAGTAGAAGATTCGCAAAGAGGATTAAGCTCAGCTTATGCTGCTGGAATTGATTGCATAATGGTAAAAAATGATTTTACCTCTAGCCATGATTTTTCAAATGCCCAATATTTTATTAATCAATTAAATGATTTAGAAGAGTTATTAGAAAATAAATTACACTAG
- a CDS encoding M23 family metallopeptidase, with protein MKNFKQIICLLILTSSLYANVPTFKVYNTSANNAQTVLITINTSNNIKDVKLSLNKLHLNFFKNPFKKNEYYSLLPLSYYKKIKEHRIIFSYVKEGKRIFTSEKIIITKGLYKKEIIKVNKKRVSLNKKDSKRANKEYKQATKIYKTVNKKILWQKDFILPLESKITSPFGTKRIYNGSLKSYHSGTDFKAPKNTKILASNAGRVVISQKRFYAGNSIVLDHGHGIYTGYYHLSTLEKKVGESVKRGELLGLSGSTGRVTGPHLHFSAKVHGITVDPLQLLKVLNILNN; from the coding sequence ATGAAAAATTTTAAACAAATAATATGTCTTTTGATCCTAACTTCAAGTTTATACGCCAATGTACCCACCTTTAAAGTCTATAATACAAGCGCTAACAACGCGCAAACAGTATTAATTACCATAAATACAAGTAATAATATAAAGGATGTAAAACTCTCTTTAAATAAATTACATTTAAATTTTTTTAAAAATCCTTTTAAAAAAAATGAGTATTATTCTTTATTACCTCTTTCTTATTATAAAAAAATAAAAGAACATCGAATTATTTTCTCTTATGTAAAAGAGGGGAAAAGAATATTTACTTCTGAAAAAATAATTATTACAAAAGGCTTATACAAAAAAGAAATAATAAAAGTAAATAAAAAAAGAGTCAGCCTAAATAAAAAAGACAGTAAAAGAGCAAATAAAGAATATAAACAAGCTACTAAGATCTATAAAACAGTAAATAAAAAGATTCTGTGGCAAAAAGATTTTATTCTTCCACTTGAGAGTAAAATAACAAGTCCTTTTGGAACAAAAAGAATTTATAATGGTTCATTAAAGTCTTATCATTCAGGAACTGATTTTAAAGCCCCCAAAAATACAAAAATTCTAGCATCAAATGCAGGTAGAGTTGTTATTTCGCAGAAAAGGTTTTATGCTGGGAATTCTATAGTTCTTGACCATGGACATGGAATTTATACAGGTTATTACCATTTATCTACTTTAGAGAAAAAAGTAGGAGAGAGCGTAAAAAGAGGTGAACTTCTTGGATTATCTGGAAGTACAGGAAGAGTAACAGGCCCTCATTTACATTTTTCAGCCAAAGTACATGGGATTACAGTTGACCCCTTACAATTACTAAAAGTACTCAATATTTTAAATAATTAG
- a CDS encoding YebC/PmpR family DNA-binding transcriptional regulator: MGRAFEYRKASKLKRWGAMSRIFPKLGKAITMAAKAGVPDPEMNSALRTAILNAKAENMPKTNIESAIKRASAKDSTNFAEVNFEGKGPHGALIFVETATDNNTRTVANVKVIFNKNGGSLAPTGSLEFMFDRKAIFEFNKPENMDIEELELELIDAGLEEIEEEDGVVIVTSSYTDFGSLNTAFEALNIELTKAVLQRISNNPQEFSEEQLEEIGKLIGKLEDDEDVQSVFTNIA; encoded by the coding sequence ATGGGTAGAGCCTTTGAATACAGAAAAGCATCAAAATTAAAAAGATGGGGAGCAATGTCAAGAATTTTTCCTAAACTAGGAAAAGCAATTACTATGGCTGCAAAAGCAGGCGTTCCTGATCCTGAAATGAATTCAGCACTTAGAACTGCAATTTTAAATGCTAAAGCTGAAAATATGCCAAAAACAAATATTGAGTCTGCAATTAAAAGAGCAAGTGCAAAAGATTCAACAAATTTTGCAGAAGTTAACTTTGAAGGAAAAGGTCCTCATGGGGCTTTGATTTTTGTTGAAACTGCAACAGATAACAATACAAGAACTGTTGCAAATGTTAAAGTTATTTTTAATAAAAATGGAGGTTCTTTAGCACCAACTGGTTCTTTAGAATTTATGTTTGATAGAAAAGCTATTTTTGAATTTAATAAACCAGAAAATATGGATATTGAAGAATTAGAATTAGAACTCATAGATGCAGGTTTAGAAGAAATAGAAGAAGAAGATGGTGTGGTAATTGTTACTTCTTCTTACACAGACTTTGGTTCATTAAATACTGCTTTTGAAGCATTAAACATTGAATTAACAAAAGCTGTTTTACAAAGAATTTCAAATAACCCTCAAGAATTTAGTGAAGAACAATTAGAAGAGATTGGTAAATTAATCGGCAAATTAGAAGACGATGAAGATGTACAATCTGTTTTTACTAATATCGCTTAG
- a CDS encoding DMT family transporter, with protein sequence MRKNGNFTGLLAIILWSTLAAFTVLTGNIPPFELVSISFFVSSLIGYVMLKKAKKNIKDLFLIPLKVWLVGVFGLFGYHFFYFFALKNAPALEANLINYLWPLFIVLFSAFLPNEKLKWHHILGSLLGLLAAVILLSKNGRFDFEWQYLYGYAFAFAAALTWSSYSVISKTFHDIPTYSVSGFCMLTSLLALACHLLFEESVFPSLVEFLAAIVLGLGPVGGAFYLWDHALKKGNIKLLGSLAYLIPLLSTLILVVFSFASVNDSILWACFLIVSGSLLSSKDLIKELIKNN encoded by the coding sequence ATGAGAAAAAATGGTAATTTTACTGGATTACTTGCAATTATATTATGGTCTACTTTAGCTGCATTTACTGTCCTAACAGGTAATATCCCTCCCTTCGAATTGGTAAGTATTTCTTTTTTTGTTTCTTCTTTAATTGGTTATGTAATGCTTAAAAAAGCCAAAAAAAACATTAAAGATTTATTTTTAATTCCTCTTAAAGTTTGGCTAGTAGGCGTTTTTGGTTTATTTGGTTATCACTTTTTTTATTTTTTTGCATTAAAAAATGCACCAGCACTTGAAGCAAACTTAATTAATTATTTGTGGCCTTTATTTATTGTTTTATTTTCCGCTTTTTTACCCAATGAAAAACTTAAATGGCATCATATTTTGGGTTCCTTATTGGGTTTACTTGCCGCTGTTATATTATTAAGTAAAAATGGCCGTTTTGATTTTGAATGGCAGTATTTGTATGGTTATGCTTTTGCTTTTGCAGCTGCCCTTACTTGGTCTTCTTATTCTGTTATTTCAAAAACGTTTCATGATATACCTACTTATAGTGTAAGTGGTTTTTGTATGTTAACGTCTTTATTGGCATTGGCCTGTCATTTATTATTTGAAGAAAGTGTATTTCCCAGTTTGGTAGAATTTTTAGCTGCGATTGTTTTGGGACTAGGCCCTGTTGGAGGTGCTTTTTACCTTTGGGATCATGCATTAAAAAAAGGGAATATAAAATTACTTGGTTCTTTGGCTTATCTTATTCCTTTATTATCTACTTTAATATTGGTTGTTTTTTCTTTTGCGAGTGTTAATGATAGTATACTTTGGGCTTGTTTTTTAATTGTTTCTGGTTCTTTATTATCTTCAAAAGATTTGATAAAAGAGCTGATAAAAAATAATTGA
- a CDS encoding PAS domain-containing sensor histidine kinase: MGTLFANTTPELKVFGILNLYSYDNLNKNSLEIKQSLKKELAGVNMPYVLYNEYLNYKNFEQKEYFELLSKFYLDKYKNTDINLILATNQISYEFLREYKHKLFPNAKVIVSKVNNIVFDDKNSKFSFIKEENSIHKMIAYIEDHHENINHIYILSDQKKQTQDKLKKIKEDIFLNDYDYSFEFSKSTSLQNIRKEIHALKEDTIIIIYDFNFINNKKITNYQNIFKSLFDDNLVYAMSSYELKKNNFLGSLDYSNELLGRSYALLIKVLLKGNILDKSIVKYDLRIFTFNEQKLSDFNIYRDIFPEDSIILNKIEIGHNLFHEDEYVFTFLLFFISCSLFFMIFLINKMLKMKKSTLEIEDVNIVVKESEAQVVSLLDNLPGIVYRSKNIYFDEIEYLSKGVFELIAYTKEQILESKPSYLDIILPSYKKEYKEKIKTAIENKSPYHIRYEIKTFNDEIKTVYEIGIGVYDSSYKLIAIEGSISDITELSQAQNKILKLNANLEHTVYERTVELEESNKELQRLISSSKQSHQHLLQSEKMASLGSLVAGVSHEINTPIGLALMGITHFSDITCDIEKSYKENKLDEKDFELYLETSNELANTITTSLIRAADLIKSFKQIAVDQSSEEIRTFDLEAYVKEVLLSIRNKTKKTKHKINIICKKKIIISSYPGAISQIITNLVMNSISHAFKNKEEGIINIHLEQDMKRIHISYSDNGIGIKKEYLAQIYDPFFTTAREEGGSGLGLNILYNIVTSKLKGSIKCNSMVDVGTEFKITFILE, encoded by the coding sequence ATGGGAACACTTTTTGCTAATACTACACCTGAACTTAAGGTTTTTGGAATTTTAAATCTTTATTCTTATGATAATCTAAATAAAAATTCGCTTGAAATCAAACAAAGTCTTAAAAAAGAATTAGCGGGTGTTAACATGCCTTATGTTTTATACAATGAGTATTTAAACTATAAGAATTTTGAACAAAAAGAGTATTTTGAATTATTAAGCAAATTTTATTTAGATAAGTATAAAAATACAGATATTAATTTAATCCTTGCTACGAATCAAATCTCCTATGAATTTTTACGAGAATACAAACACAAACTCTTTCCTAATGCAAAAGTGATTGTTTCAAAAGTTAATAATATTGTTTTTGATGATAAAAATAGTAAGTTCTCTTTTATAAAAGAAGAAAACAGTATACATAAAATGATTGCATATATTGAAGATCATCATGAAAATATTAATCACATATACATTTTAAGTGATCAAAAAAAACAAACACAAGATAAACTAAAAAAGATAAAAGAAGATATCTTTTTAAATGATTATGATTATAGTTTTGAATTTAGCAAGAGTACTAGTCTTCAAAATATAAGAAAAGAAATACATGCTTTAAAAGAAGATACAATTATTATTATATATGATTTTAATTTTATAAATAACAAGAAAATAACAAATTATCAAAATATTTTTAAATCTTTGTTTGATGATAATTTAGTTTATGCTATGTCATCTTATGAACTAAAAAAGAATAATTTTTTGGGATCTTTGGATTATTCCAATGAACTGTTGGGACGAAGTTATGCTTTATTGATAAAAGTATTGTTAAAAGGAAATATTTTAGATAAATCAATTGTAAAATATGACTTAAGAATATTTACCTTTAATGAACAAAAACTTTCTGATTTTAATATCTATAGAGATATTTTTCCAGAAGACTCTATCATATTAAATAAAATAGAAATAGGACATAATCTTTTTCATGAAGATGAATATGTATTTACTTTTTTACTCTTTTTTATAAGTTGTTCTTTATTTTTTATGATTTTTTTGATTAATAAAATGCTTAAAATGAAAAAAAGCACATTAGAAATTGAGGATGTTAACATTGTTGTTAAAGAAAGTGAAGCTCAAGTTGTTTCTTTACTGGATAATCTTCCCGGTATTGTATACAGAAGTAAGAATATTTATTTTGATGAAATCGAGTATTTAAGTAAAGGAGTTTTTGAATTAATTGCCTATACCAAAGAACAAATTTTAGAATCAAAACCCTCTTATTTGGATATTATTTTGCCTTCTTATAAAAAAGAGTATAAAGAAAAAATTAAAACAGCAATAGAAAATAAAAGCCCCTATCATATCCGATATGAAATAAAAACTTTTAACGATGAAATTAAAACAGTATATGAAATAGGTATTGGTGTTTACGACTCTTCTTATAAACTAATAGCTATAGAAGGCTCAATTTCTGATATTACAGAACTAAGCCAAGCTCAAAATAAGATTTTGAAATTAAATGCCAATTTGGAGCACACTGTGTATGAACGTACAGTAGAGTTAGAAGAATCCAATAAAGAGTTACAGCGCTTAATTTCTAGTTCCAAACAAAGCCATCAACATTTACTTCAAAGCGAAAAAATGGCATCGTTGGGCTCTTTAGTAGCAGGTGTTTCTCATGAAATAAATACGCCTATAGGTTTGGCTTTGATGGGAATTACACATTTTAGTGATATTACTTGCGATATTGAAAAGTCCTATAAAGAAAATAAACTGGATGAAAAAGATTTTGAGCTTTATTTAGAGACATCCAATGAATTAGCCAATACCATAACTACTTCTTTAATAAGAGCCGCTGATTTAATTAAAAGTTTTAAACAAATTGCAGTGGATCAAAGCAGTGAGGAGATACGAACTTTTGATTTAGAAGCGTATGTAAAAGAAGTTTTATTAAGTATTCGGAATAAAACCAAAAAAACAAAACATAAAATAAATATAATATGTAAGAAGAAGATAATAATATCTTCTTACCCAGGTGCCATTTCTCAAATCATTACGAATCTTGTAATGAATTCTATCTCACATGCTTTTAAAAACAAAGAAGAAGGCATTATTAATATACACCTAGAACAAGATATGAAACGTATTCATATTAGCTACAGTGATAACGGTATAGGTATTAAAAAAGAATATTTAGCACAAATATATGATCCTTTTTTTACAACAGCAAGAGAAGAAGGTGGTAGTGGTTTGGGTTTAAATATTTTGTATAATATTGTTACGTCTAAATTAAAAGGAAGCATAAAATGTAACTCCATGGTAGATGTGGGAACAGAGTTTAAAATTACATTTATTTTAGAATGA